CCTTCTTTAATATAAGTATCCAAATACTCCAAATCTGGCTCAATATAGATTCCGTTTCTACCAATAACCCATTGCAGTCCAGATGCTTGGACGTCTTTTTCTGTTTGTCTGTTGCTTTGTACTATAGGGCTAAAAGCGTTTTTATCTTCATCACCAACAATGCTCGTATATACTAATTTTTTAACGCCATTTTGTTTTGCAGCTTCTATGACATTTCTATGTTGTTGGATTCTTTTTTGAGGTTCGTCCATTCCGGAAACCAAAAGAACGGCGTCTACGCCTTGTAAAGCTGAATTAAAATCTTCACGACTATTATAATCTCCTTTTCTAATTTCTACCCCTAAATAGGTTGCCTTTTCTACAGTTCTGGCAATCCCTATTACATTCTCTTTTCCTATTAAGTTAATTAAGTGTTTTACAATAGATGCA
Above is a window of Maribacter aquivivus DNA encoding:
- a CDS encoding SDR family oxidoreductase, which gives rise to MKIAVTSASGKLGASIVKHLINLIGKENVIGIARTVEKATYLGVEIRKGDYNSREDFNSALQGVDAVLLVSGMDEPQKRIQQHRNVIEAAKQNGVKKLVYTSIVGDEDKNAFSPIVQSNRQTEKDVQASGLQWVIGRNGIYIEPDLEYLDTYIKEGRIENCAGQGKCTYTSREELGYAYAKLLIEDKHNGQVYNLVGEPVTQSELAENINKVYGTNLIYNSVTVDNYAADRKAALGDFMGTVIAGIYEGIKAGANDVPSDYEKATGRAPKSLFEMISEFKNNSEA